Proteins from a single region of Trichoplusia ni isolate ovarian cell line Hi5 chromosome 3, tn1, whole genome shotgun sequence:
- the LOC113491733 gene encoding probable tRNA (uracil-O(2)-)-methyltransferase, whose protein sequence is MEEDYEVLETKLTPENFWRSVNIFITKPHIINKKLWGSKTLFHLKCKLHDDTRQLPTICSSVSDNISSEPLEEYSQLVLKELGAEKCDSQDTDSESTFEVILAEILPKNYTEKQAYQLICLDKEKCIVTFYDVTPLGQEQKLCPTFTYTVKLENGEIKIAPVLEGETSKLYIWLAKTLLTQLMKWGTEKDHKIMNNINQSLALVSHTRYYEKYNELKVKYGKEMVKIWPECTDPQKFVYEDVAIATYLLILWEADTTKKVKTFVDLGCGNGLLVYILTQEGHNGLGLDVRKRNIWNMYPPDVVLEERTIRPSDASLFPEMDYIIGNHSDELSPWIPVIAAKSSYKCNFFLLPCCAFDFDGSRYQRQNAYKSQYSDYLDFIQWLCKDLGFKVDMDRLKIPSTKRICLVSSGRIYKEEEYTEFSLTIDDIIKRHSSFASQDTCLETTFKAREAVEKVRNCTQVDREVVNSIVDTISKYLLEGCDSSDPKWNIGKTVEINEIVQLIPKEQLSLLKSECGGIQTLLKNNHNIFEVQSGKVTLRYPKTINDVGSNPRKRKHRQTTLKIQQRPCWFFNNHPQGCPLSETVCSYLHVKSN, encoded by the exons ATGGAGGAAGATTATGAAGTTCTTGAAACAAAACTGACGCCTGAAAATTTCTGGCGTtcagtcaatatttttataactaaaccTCACATCATTAATAAGAAGTTATGGGGTAGCAAaacactttttcatttaaagtgtAAACTACATGATGATACGCGACAACTGCCGACAATTTGCAGTAGTGTAAGTGACAACATATCAAGTGAGCCATTAGAGGAGTATTCACAACTTGTACTTAAAGAATTGGGTGCTGAAAAGTGTGACTCTCAAGATACTGATAGTGAGAGCACTTTTGAAGTAATACTTGCAGAAATACTTCCCAAAAACTACACAGAGAAACAAGCATATCAACTTATTTGTTTGGACAAAGAGAAATGCATTGTAACATTCTACGATGTTACACCTTTGGGTCAAGAACAGAAGTTGTGCCCTACTTTCACATACACTGTAAAACTTGAAAatggtgaaataaaaatagcacCTGTTTTGGAAG gtgAAACTTCAAAACTATATATATGGTTAGCCAAGACACTTCTAACACAGCTTATGAAATGGGGAACAGAAAAAGATCATAAAATCATGAATAATATCAATCAATCCTTGGCATTAGTTTCCCATACAAGGTATTATGAGAAATATAATGAATTGAAAGTGAAGTATGGAAAGGAAATGgttaag ATATGGCCAGAATGTACAGATCCCCAGAAATTTGTGTATGAAGATGTGGCCATAGCAACATACCTTCTGATCCTCTGGGAGGCTGACACTACCAAGAAGGTTAAAACCTTTGTGGATCTAGGATGTGGGAATGGACTACTTGTGTATATATTGACTCAGGAAGGTCACAATGGACTAGGATTGGATGTCAGGAAACGAAACATCTGGAATATGTATCCGCCTGATGTGGTGTTAGAA GAAAGGACGATAAGACCATCAGATGCTTCTTTGTTCCCTGAAATGGACTACATTATTGGCAATCATTCTGATGAACTTTCACCATGGATACCAGTCATTGCTGCTAAGAGCTCATACAAATGCAATTTCTTTTTACTACCCTGTTGTGCATTTGATTTTGATGGAAGCAGGTATCAGAGGCAAAATGCATATAAAAGCCAATACAGTGATTATTTAGACTTCATACAATGGTTGTGTAAAGATCTTGGTTTCAAAGTAGATATGGATAGGCTTAAAATTCCAAGTACAAAGAGGATTTGCTTAGTCAGCAGTGGCAGAATTTACAAAGAAGAAGAATACACAGAATTTTCTCTTACAATAGATGATATAATAAAACGACATTCAAGTTTTGCATCACAAGACACATGTCTAGAAACAACATTCAAAGCTCGAGAAGCTGTTGAAAAAGTACGAAATTGTACCCAAGTTGATAGAGAAGTTGTAAACTCTATTGTTGATACTATAAGCAAATATTTGCTGGAGGGCTGTGACAGTTCTGACCCAAAATGGAATATTGGTAAGACAGTTGAAATCAACGAAATAGTTCAGCTAATACCTAAAGAACAATTATCTCTCTTGAAATCAGAATGTGGAGGGATCCAAACCCTTCTCAAGAATAATCATAACATTTTCGAAGTCCAAAGTGGAAAGGTTACATTGAGGTATCCAAAAACAATTAATGACGTAGGTTCCAACCctagaaaaagaaaacacagACAAACAACCCTGAAGATTCAACAGAGACCTTGTtggttttttaataatcatcCACAAGGATGTCCTTTGTCAGAAACAGTATGCAGTTATCTACATGTAAAAAGTAACTAA
- the LOC113491735 gene encoding peroxisomal targeting signal 1 receptor translates to MSINKLVGVDCGGNNSLVQLSNIVRRDASLQQPQTQSDRFVQEFMAQNSQIPQTFNMNTLLNNLPKDNIQKSSASTSRVPDVAMHMNRPWGAAGPSSSFMPHTMMPNFPMMQQPMLPSRPMSNVQIQYVNESDIEMTNNDVKAKAQEYVETMKDDDEMAYNQFMSFMKKISAGELNLGASEQTDERKMSREDILDEMIDKYKDEWDKLSDVTNYWDTEAANGIAKEYTFTEGNVMLENKSALDIGKEKLKMGDIPGAVLCFEAAVQQQPDSAEAWFLLGTTQAENEQDPLAITALKKSLQINPTQLEGYITLAAAYTNENMSKYAFVSLLDWLKASPKYSDIFPQDIDPRKLDIKELEAHVKSLYLKAVQLNLNQIDPDVQNALGVVFNISQEYDKAVDCFKTALMVASDNAKLWNRLGATLANSDRSEEAVDAYHKALHLEPGFIRARYNVGITCMNLGAHRQAAEHFLVALNQQHKAKSLFPDSSNTDTSSSTIWTTLRMVCSFMGEHDVAKLVDDRNLDELNKFFEIE, encoded by the coding sequence atgtcaataaataaacttgtggGGGTGGACTGCGGGGGTAACAATTCGTTGGTCCAGCTATCGAATATTGTTCGTCGAGATGCTTCCCTCCAACAGCCACAGACGCAGTCTGACAGGTTTGTTCAGGAATTTATGGCACAAAATTCCCAAATACCCCAAACTTTCAACATGAATACATTACTAAACAATTTACCAAAGGATAATATTCAGAAAAGTAGTGCTTCAACGTCGCGTGTTCCTGATGTCGCTATGCACATGAACAGGCCATGGGGAGCTGCAGGGCCGTCTTCCTCCTTCATGCCCCACACTATGATGCCAAATTTCCCCATGATGCAACAACCTATGCTGCCTTCTCGTCCAATGTCGAATGTTCAGATACAATACGTCAATGAGTCTGATATTGAAATGACTAACAATGATGTAAAAGCTAAAGCTCAAGAGTATGTTGAAACTATgaaagatgatgatgaaatggCATACAATCAGTTTATGTCTTTTATGAAGAAAATTAGTGCTGGAGAGCTTAACTTAGGTGCATCTGAGCAAACTGATGAAAGAAAAATGAGTCGAGAAGATATCTTAGATGAAATGATTGATAAATACAAAGATGAATGGGATAAATTAAGTGATGTCACTAACTACTGGGATACAGAAGCTGCAAATGGAATAGCCAAAGAATATACATTTACAGAAGGCAATGTCATGTTGGAAAATAAAAGTGCTCTTGACATAGGGAAGGAAAAGTTAAAGATGGGTGACATTCCTGGTGCTGTCCTGTGTTTTGAAGCAGCTGTACAGCAACAGCCAGACTCAGCAGAGGCATGGTTCCTCTTGGGAACTACTCAAGCTGAAAATGAACAAGATCCTTTGGCAATTACAGCATTAAAGaaatctttacaaataaaccCAACACAATTGGAAGGGTATATTACATTGGCAGCAGCATACACAAATGAAAATATGTCCAAGTATGCTTTTGTGTCTTTATTAGACTGGCTGAAAGCCAGTCCTAAATATTCTGACATATTTCCACAAGACATAGACCCTAGGAAATTAGATATTAAGGAATTGGAGGCTCATGTCAAATCTCTGTACCTTAAGGCAGTACAGTTGAATTTGAATCAAATTGATCCAGATGTCCAGAATGCTTTGGGTGTTGTCTTCAATATTAGTCAAGAATATGATAAAGCTGTTGATTGTTTTAAGACAGCTCTAATGGTAGCTAGTGACAATGCCAAGCTGTGGAATAGACTAGGTGCTACCTTAGCAAACAGTGACAGATCTGAAGAGGCAGTTGATGCTTATCACAAGGCCTTGCATTTAGAACCTGGGTTTATCAGAGCCAGGTACAATGTGGGAATCACATGCATGAACTTAGGAGCTCACAGACAAGCTGCTGAGCACTTCCTGGTGGCTCTGAATCAACAGCACAAAGCAAAGAGCTTGTTCCCAGACTCCTCTAACACAGACACCAGTTCATCTACAATATGGACAACATTGAGAATGGTCTGCTCATTTATGGGAGAACATGATGTTGCAAAGTTAGTTGATGACAGAAACTTGGATGAGCTTAACAAGttttttgaaatagaataa
- the LOC113491739 gene encoding UPF0545 protein C22orf39 homolog — protein sequence MPDNETTEKSEVTSIPSDKPDTQNGQSTSNSDENDEPEDKWVIRECELYKDEYKDCTSFRGRFQQLFVYGETLDCNQWKKDYDNCCKWESDRDKKAAEALIASEKARRMERLRAHYRNDVWKKRDAPPPDWDKPLPEWMEKRNENTLLAQKAKELKEGKLLDDKKSSCSIM from the exons aTGCCGGACAATGAAACTACTGAGAAATCAGAAGTAACCTCAATACCTAGTGACAAACCAGATACTCAGAATGGTCAAAGTACTAGTAATTCAGATGAAAATGATGAGCCTGAAGATAAGTGGGTG ATTAGAGAATGTGAATTGTACAAAGATGAATACAAGGACTGCACAAGCTTTAGAGGGCGATTTCAACAGTTGTTTGTCTATGGTGAGACTCTGGACTGCAACCAGTGGAAGAAGGATTACGATAACTGTTGCAAGTGGGAAAGTGACAGAGATAAAAAAGCTGCT GAAGCCTTAATAGCTAGTGAAAAGGCAAGAAGAATGGAAAGATTAAGAGCTCATTACAGAAATGATGTCTGGAAAAAGAGGGATGCTCCTCCACCTGATTGGGACAAACCATTGCCAGAATGGAtggaaaaaagaaatgaaaacacACTGCTAGCACAAAAGGCAAAGGAATTAAAAGAAGGCAAATTGCTAGATGACAAAAAGTCTTCTTGTTCAATCATGTGA